Proteins co-encoded in one Candidatus Ozemobacteraceae bacterium genomic window:
- a CDS encoding DUF1778 domain-containing protein — protein sequence MSVSAKRDRLTIDIAPEEHRKIKAYAALHGKTLKEFILESIKTQMERDAEEADLHSMTTKPTSALKEVWDNEKDSAYDEM from the coding sequence GTGTCAGTTTCTGCGAAACGGGACCGGCTGACGATCGATATCGCGCCTGAAGAGCATCGCAAGATAAAGGCCTATGCGGCTCTGCACGGCAAGACGCTGAAGGAGTTTATCCTCGAAAGCATCAAGACGCAGATGGAACGCGATGCCGAAGAAGCGGACCTGCATTCCATGACCACAAAACCCACCTCTGCGTTGAAGGAGGTCTGGGACAACGAGAAGGATTCCGCGTATGACGAAATGTAA